A region of Halictus rubicundus isolate RS-2024b chromosome 17, iyHalRubi1_principal, whole genome shotgun sequence DNA encodes the following proteins:
- the Rhogapp190 gene encoding rho GTPase-activating protein 190 isoform X5 has translation MARKSDNSKTINVAIVGLSGTEKDKGQIGVGKSCLCNRFMRSLNDDYNVDHISVLSQSDFSGRVVNNDHFLYWGEVTKTSEDGSEYQFQVIEHTEFIDDASFQPFKGGKMEPYAKRCAATKLTSAEKLMYICKNQLGIEKEYEQKVLPDGKLNIEGFLCVFDVSVVPNRAVEKQVEIVANILNSLMKTKKPVVLVTTKNDDANEQYVKEAEKLVMRKEYKGSILIVETSAHENINIDLAFIVLAQLIDKTKTRSKVTPFAEAARARKELLDASTESLQRLIRIHVTDYRALWSQASKKLAQHKEFTAFVELFGIDATQRLFRRHIKKLKDEQVAKKIQGYLDMLPDTLHEICPDVTNLINEEWSAVQQYIKEHPDFHQYFYECPEDIPWIDCDFGENNGTKIPYDVLETPEAETVFKNHINALQQEQRRLELPKRWKKQFKQLLEETGYVTPGKHLSEVRVLFMGRECFEALSNHDCQEIYDQHQKEIVEKAKHNFQELLLEHADLFYHFKSIAPSGTITQDDIKEITDALVDDFRYKALDRLDQDRKLMLFQHLGFVHCPIREHCPAYPNCMDALIERILGTKAHRPSSWNHSSQWQLTSDNNQLNLVILGSNGLGEEFAREIRAQTEDDEVEIDCQLYTLGYRIIDGDVGLPHNSFTTSDFMPHGSFCIYSNEDSFEYIRSSLEKTLLSNLEQEDRLPFQGLPIVIMFVPESIIDEMEAIRLRQEGQNLADSLQCPFIDVCIEDLEQDKRFPTALVKDALQQLIQSINHRAGFLNIYQSVIECLEPDIRIIMCTFCGDPYSVENVLGPLLNHQCCFLSGERSIVLETFLGESKRRVEVIISSFHGANAFRDELVHGFILVYSTKRKASLATLNAFSMNIPNLPIQIMAVTDTGGANAFFSSDLSHLLITEGNATADRLQAHFMTSASSCQQKTAFYTPFFKEVWEKKPEIEQAFNMEEPGNLNDSGEGTLEYSALHPMPPPRHESYHLQTPDDGSGSESYEQLTPDGEQFADNRATSSDDSDMYIQVDYCREERERELLKSSDIANKLSGWVKHTFIHQEGVPNNYPHRAFTTGRRHISQAKPRPKGNSQTLKQPGKINLKDFSHVTDAIARMTIGEKDEHAPKMTMGHAPLATPELVDLGSDYAQVKDVVPSLYPSYDGDYMYALVQDSIGNNKPKLRNRREKGQFSYHDSDSERSSLENKKPAPNKRIRRKRIAIPVAAPKVPFLSNSKVSRDGIVSLNYNVKEEKNWRVDSTERGTLSSDTPDSSESSDLEPTSRSRSKQYKHMPTNLRKRSVNSLSQHQPTTSQHSFNVKHMAQDVFSTSSKQRSDNTFGSIQDDESSLDVPSPRETNSPSFGISNKIKDGDKLNRKKDKQKAKEDEKLEKRRQKEEKLKKHAEKEKEREKKKQEKIKQTKAGGSLSGSQAQQQPLIEDFAQSETNRIPLFLEKCVQFIEDEGLDSEGIYRVPGNRAHVELLFQKFEEDENVDIHSLDIPVNAVATALKDFFSKRLPPLIDKDRMSELEDISGARGISKPMSATCMNMEDRSCRLLALRLMLNKLNPINFDVLKFVFHHFVKVAENCKLNSMDSKNLAICWWPTLLPIEFNDLGRFEAMRPYLEDVVQTMIDQYPFLFCGEEAIVMV, from the exons ATGGCGAGGAAGAGCGATAACTCAAAGACTATCAACGTCGCAATTGTCGGTCTTTCCGGTACCGAGAAGGACAAGGGACAGATCGGTGTTGGTAAATCATGTCTCTGTAATCGTTTCATGCGTTCATTGAACGATGATTATAATGTGGACCATATATCAGTGTTATCACAG TCGGATTTTAGTGGTCGCGTGGTGAACAACGATCATTTCTTATACTGGGGCGAGGTGACGAAAACATCAGAGGACGGATCCGAATATCAATTCCAAGTGATAGAGCATACCGAGTTTATAGACGATGCATCGTTTCAGCCCTTCAAGGGCGGCAAAATGGAGCCCTACGCGAAGAGATGCGCGGCCACCAAACTTACCAGCGCAGAGAAGCTTATGTATATTTGCAAAAATCAATTAGGTATAGAGAAAGAGTACGAGCAAAAAGTTTTACCGGATGGTAAACTGAATATCGAAGGTTTCCTGTGCGTATTCGATGTAAGCGTTGTGCCGAATAGAGCCGTGGAGAAACAGGTCGAGATCGTGGCGAACATACTGAACAGTTTGATGAAAACCAAGAAGCCGGTCGTATTGGTAACGACCAAGAACGACGACGCCAACGAACAGTACGTGAAAGAAGCGGAGAAGCTGGTGATGCGCAAAGAGTACAAGGGCTCGATTTTAATAGTCGAAACCTCTGCGCACGAGAACATCAATATCGATTTGGCTTTCATCGTTTTGGCGCAACTGATTGATAAGACGAAAACGCGTAGCAAGGTGACGCCTTTCGCTGAAGCGGCCCGAGCCAGAAAGGAACTTCTCGACGCTTCCACGGAGTCATTGCAGAGATTGATTCGAATACATGTCACCGATTATAGAGCACTGTGGTCTCAAGCGTCCAAGAAACTAGCGCAACACAAAGAATTCACCGCGTTCGTGGAATTGTTTGGCATTGATGCGACCCAACGATTATTCAGGAGACACATTAAGAAATTAAAGGACGAGCAAGTGGCGAAGAAAATTCAGGGATACCTGGACATGCTGCCCGACACTCTGCACGAAATATGTCCTGATGTAACAAACCTGATCAACGA AGAATGGTCTGCGGTTCAACAATACATAAAAGAACACCCAGATTTCCATCAATATTTCTACGAATGTCCCGAAGATATCCCATGGATCGATTGCGATTTTGGTGAGAATAATGGAACCAAGATTCCTTACGACGTTTTAGAAACTCCGGAAGCTGAAACGGTCTTTAAGAATCATATAAACGCACTGCAACAAGAACAACGACGACTGGA ACTTCCGAAAAG ATGGAAAAAGCAGTTTAAACAACTCTTGGAGGAAACTGGATATGTTACGCCAGGAAAACATCTGTCCGAGGTCAGAGTACTTTTCATGGGTAGGGAATGCTTTGAAGCTCTTTCTAACCATGATTGCCAAGAGATATACGATCAGCATCAGAAAGAAATTGTCGAGAAAGCGAAGCATAATTTCCAA GAACTATTACTGGAACACGCAGACCTGTTCTATCATTTTAAGAGTATAGCTCCATCCGGAACAATAACGCAAGATGACATTAAAGAGATAACGGATGCATTGGTGGATGATTTTAG GTATAAAGCTTTAGATAGATTGGATCAAGATAGAAAATTAATGCTTTTCCAACACTTGGGTTTTGTACATTGCCCCATACGAGAGCATTGCCCTGCCTATCCGAATTGCATGGATGCTCTTATAGAAAGAATACTCGGAACGAAAGCCCACAG GCCCTCGTCTTGGAATCACAGCAGCCAGTGGCAATTAACATCCGACAACAATCAATTGAATTTAGTTATACTTGGGAGCAACGGACTCGGCGAGGAATTCGCTCGCGAGATAAGAGCCCAGACGGAGGATGACGAAGTGGAAATTGATTGTCAGCTGTATACGCTTGGATACCGGATAATTGACGGTGACGTTGGGCTGCCGCACAATTCGTTTACCACGTCTGATTTTATGCCCCATG gCTCGTTTTGCATTTATTCGAACGAAGACTCATTCGAGTACATTCGTTCCTCTTTAGAGAAGACATTGCTGTCGAATCTGGAGCAAGAAGATAGATTGCCATTTCAGGGATTGCCAATTGTCATTATGTTCGTGCCAGAATCCATCATAGACGAAATGGAGGCGATAAGACTCAGACAGGAGGGTCAGAATCTCGCTGACAG CCTACAGTGCCCATTCATCGACGTCTGCATTGAAGATTTGGAGCAGGACAAAAGGTTTCCTACTGCGCTGGTGAAAGACGCGCTGCAGCAACTCATACAATCCATAAATCACAGAGCTGGATTTTTAAATATCTATCAAAGCGTCATCGAATGCCTAGAACCAGACATTAG gaTAATAATGTGCACTTTTTGCGGAGATCCTTATTCCGTGGAGAACGTGCTCGGTCCGCTACTTAATCATCAATGTTGTTTCTTGAGCGGTGAACGCTCGATCGTTTTAGAGACATTTTTGGGAGAGTCGAAGCGAAGGGTCGAAGTTATAATCTCCAGTTTCCATGGGGCGAATGCATTTAGGGATGAACTGGTCCACGGTTTTATATTGGTTTATTCGACGAAAAGGAAAGCGTCGCTCGCGACTCTCAA TGCATTTTCTATGAATATACCGAACCTACCGATACAAATCATGGCTGTGACCGACACTGGAGGAGCCAATGCTTTTTTCAGCAGCGACTTGAGTCACTTGCTTATCACGGAAGGAAATGCGACCGCAGATAGATTGCAAGCACACTTTATGACTTCGGCATCCAGTTGCCAGCAAAAAA CGGCCTTTTACACACCGTTCTTCAAAGAAGTGTGGGAGAAGAAGCCCGAGATCGAGCAAGCGTTCAACATGGAAGAGCCGGGTAATTTGAACGACAGCGGCGAAGGAACATTAGAGTACTCTGCTCTGCATCCTATGCCTCCGCCGCGTCACGAGAGCTATCATCTCCAGACACCGGATGACGG AAGCGGCTCTGAGTCGTACGAGCAGCTAACGCCTGACGGTGAGCAGTTCGCAGACAACAGAGCCACGTCTAGCGACGATAGCGATATGTACATCCAGGTAGACTACTgcagagaagagagagaaagagaactgTTGAAGTCGAGTGACATCGCCAACAAATTGTCCG GTTGGGTGAAGCACACATTTATCCATCAGGAGGGAGTGCCTAACAACTATCCTCACAGAGCGTTCACCACCGGTAGAAGGCACATTTCGCAAGCGAAACCGCGGCCAAAGGGTAACAGCCAGACGCTGAAACAGCCTGGAAAAATCAATCTAAAAGACTTCTCGCACGTGACCGACGCAATAGCTAGAATGACGATAGGAGAAAAAGACGAGCACGCCCCTAAAATGACAATGGGACACGCTCCTCTCGCTACGCCCGAGCTGGTAGACCTAGGTTCCGACTACGCCCAAGTGAAGGACGTCGTGCCAAGCCTATATCCGTCTTACGATGGTGACTATATGTACGCTCTGGTACAGGACTCGATTGGAAACAATAAGCCTAAGTTGCGCAACAGACGCGAAAAGGGTCAATTTT CGTACCACGATTCTGATTCGGAACGGAGTTCCCTAGAGAATAAGAAGCCGGCGCCGAATAAGAGAATACGCAGAAAACGCATCGCCATACCCGTTGCAGCACCGAAAGTTCCGTTTTTATCGAATAGCAAAGTTAGCAGAGACGGTATTGTTAGCCTGAATTATAATGTTAAGGAAGAGAAGAATTGGCGAGTGGATTCTACAGAAAGAGGTACTT TATCTAGCGACACGCCAGACTCGTCAGAGTCCAGCGATCTAGAACCGACTTCAAGATCGAGGTCGAAACAATACAAACACATGCCAACTAATCTGCGAAAGAGATCCGTGAATTCGTTGTCGCAGCACCAACCCACAACGTCACAACATTCGTTCAACGTGAAACACATGGCTCAGGACGTGTTCAGTACTTCCT CAAAGCAAAGAAGTGACAATACTTTTGGAAGCATACAAGATGACGAGTCGAGCTTGGACGTACCATCCCCTCGAGAAACTAATTCGCCCAGC TTTGGTATTTCGAATAAGATCAAAGACGGCGACAAGTTGAACAGAAAGAAGGACAAGCAGAAGGCGAAGGAGGACGAGAAACTGGAGAAACGTCGCCAGAAGGAAGAGAAACTGAAGAAACACGCGGAGAAGGAGAAGGAacgggaaaagaagaagcaagAGAAGATAAAACAGACTAAAGCCGGTGGCTCATTAAGCGGAAGCCAGGCGCAACAGCAGCCATTAATCGAGGACTTCGCCCAGAGCGAAACGAATCGAATACCTTTATTCCTTGAGAAATGCGTGCAATTCATTGAAGATGAGGGTTTGGATTCCGAAGGGATTTACAGGGTTCCTGGAAACAGAGCTCACGTTGAACTCTTGTTCCAGAAGTTCGAGGAAG ATGAAAACGTGGATATACATTCACTGGACATACCAGTAAACGCGGTTGCAACAGCTTTGAAGGACTTCTTCTCAAAGAGGCTGCCTCCATTGATCGACAAGGACCGAATGAGCGAGCTCGAGGATATATCGG GTGCTCGCGGAATCAGCAAACCAATGTCCGCCACATGTATGAACATGGAAG ATCGAAGCTGCAGATTATTGGCGTTGCGTTTGATGCTCAACAAGCTGAACCCGATAAACTTTGATGTACTGAAGTTCGTCTTTCACCATTTTGTAAA GGTGGCCGAGAACTGCAAGTTAAATAGTATGGACAGTAAAAATTTAGCAATCTGCTGGTGGCCTACGTTATTACCTATAGAGTTTAACGATCTCGGCAGATTCGAGGCGATGAGGCCGTACTTGGAGGACGTGGTTCAAACGATGATCGAtcagtatcctttcctcttctgcGGCGAAGAAGCTATCGTCATGGTGTAG
- the Rhogapp190 gene encoding rho GTPase-activating protein 190 isoform X2: protein MARKSDNSKTINVAIVGLSGTEKDKGQIGVGKSCLCNRFMRSLNDDYNVDHISVLSQSDFSGRVVNNDHFLYWGEVTKTSEDGSEYQFQVIEHTEFIDDASFQPFKGGKMEPYAKRCAATKLTSAEKLMYICKNQLGIEKEYEQKVLPDGKLNIEGFLCVFDVSVVPNRAVEKQVEIVANILNSLMKTKKPVVLVTTKNDDANEQYVKEAEKLVMRKEYKGSILIVETSAHENINIDLAFIVLAQLIDKTKTRSKVTPFAEAARARKELLDASTESLQRLIRIHVTDYRALWSQASKKLAQHKEFTAFVELFGIDATQRLFRRHIKKLKDEQVAKKIQGYLDMLPDTLHEICPDVTNLINEEWSAVQQYIKEHPDFHQYFYECPEDIPWIDCDFGENNGTKIPYDVLETPEAETVFKNHINALQQEQRRLELPKRWKKQFKQLLEETGYVTPGKHLSEVRVLFMGRECFEALSNHDCQEIYDQHQKEIVEKAKHNFQELLLEHADLFYHFKSIAPSGTITQDDIKEITDALVDDFRYKALDRLDQDRKLMLFQHLGFVHCPIREHCPAYPNCMDALIERILGTKAHRPSSWNHSSQWQLTSDNNQLNLVILGSNGLGEEFAREIRAQTEDDEVEIDCQLYTLGYRIIDGDVGLPHNSFTTSDFMPHGSFCIYSNEDSFEYIRSSLEKTLLSNLEQEDRLPFQGLPIVIMFVPESIIDEMEAIRLRQEGQNLADSLQCPFIDVCIEDLEQDKRFPTALVKDALQQLIQSINHRAGFLNIYQSVIECLEPDIRIIMCTFCGDPYSVENVLGPLLNHQCCFLSGERSIVLETFLGESKRRVEVIISSFHGANAFRDELVHGFILVYSTKRKASLATLNAFSMNIPNLPIQIMAVTDTGGANAFFSSDLSHLLITEGNATADRLQAHFMTSASSCQQKTAFYTPFFKEVWEKKPEIEQAFNMEEPGNLNDSGEGTLEYSALHPMPPPRHESYHLQTPDDGMSVTFRSGSESYEQLTPDGEQFADNRATSSDDSDMYIQVDYCREERERELLKSSDIANKLSGWVKHTFIHQEGVPNNYPHRAFTTGRRHISQAKPRPKGNSQTLKQPGKINLKDFSHVTDAIARMTIGEKDEHAPKMTMGHAPLATPELVDLGSDYAQVKDVVPSLYPSYDGDYMYALVQDSIGNNKPKLRNRREKGQFSYHDSDSERSSLENKKPAPNKRIRRKRIAIPVAAPKVPFLSNSKVSRDGIVSLNYNVKEEKNWRVDSTERVSSDTPDSSESSDLEPTSRSRSKQYKHMPTNLRKRSVNSLSQHQPTTSQHSFNVKHMAQDVFSTSSKQRSDNTFGSIQDDESSLDVPSPRETNSPSFGISNKIKDGDKLNRKKDKQKAKEDEKLEKRRQKEEKLKKHAEKEKEREKKKQEKIKQTKAGGSLSGSQAQQQPLIEDFAQSETNRIPLFLEKCVQFIEDEGLDSEGIYRVPGNRAHVELLFQKFEEDENVDIHSLDIPVNAVATALKDFFSKRLPPLIDKDRMSELEDISGARGISKPMSATCMNMEDRSCRLLALRLMLNKLNPINFDVLKFVFHHFVKVAENCKLNSMDSKNLAICWWPTLLPIEFNDLGRFEAMRPYLEDVVQTMIDQYPFLFCGEEAIVMV from the exons ATGGCGAGGAAGAGCGATAACTCAAAGACTATCAACGTCGCAATTGTCGGTCTTTCCGGTACCGAGAAGGACAAGGGACAGATCGGTGTTGGTAAATCATGTCTCTGTAATCGTTTCATGCGTTCATTGAACGATGATTATAATGTGGACCATATATCAGTGTTATCACAG TCGGATTTTAGTGGTCGCGTGGTGAACAACGATCATTTCTTATACTGGGGCGAGGTGACGAAAACATCAGAGGACGGATCCGAATATCAATTCCAAGTGATAGAGCATACCGAGTTTATAGACGATGCATCGTTTCAGCCCTTCAAGGGCGGCAAAATGGAGCCCTACGCGAAGAGATGCGCGGCCACCAAACTTACCAGCGCAGAGAAGCTTATGTATATTTGCAAAAATCAATTAGGTATAGAGAAAGAGTACGAGCAAAAAGTTTTACCGGATGGTAAACTGAATATCGAAGGTTTCCTGTGCGTATTCGATGTAAGCGTTGTGCCGAATAGAGCCGTGGAGAAACAGGTCGAGATCGTGGCGAACATACTGAACAGTTTGATGAAAACCAAGAAGCCGGTCGTATTGGTAACGACCAAGAACGACGACGCCAACGAACAGTACGTGAAAGAAGCGGAGAAGCTGGTGATGCGCAAAGAGTACAAGGGCTCGATTTTAATAGTCGAAACCTCTGCGCACGAGAACATCAATATCGATTTGGCTTTCATCGTTTTGGCGCAACTGATTGATAAGACGAAAACGCGTAGCAAGGTGACGCCTTTCGCTGAAGCGGCCCGAGCCAGAAAGGAACTTCTCGACGCTTCCACGGAGTCATTGCAGAGATTGATTCGAATACATGTCACCGATTATAGAGCACTGTGGTCTCAAGCGTCCAAGAAACTAGCGCAACACAAAGAATTCACCGCGTTCGTGGAATTGTTTGGCATTGATGCGACCCAACGATTATTCAGGAGACACATTAAGAAATTAAAGGACGAGCAAGTGGCGAAGAAAATTCAGGGATACCTGGACATGCTGCCCGACACTCTGCACGAAATATGTCCTGATGTAACAAACCTGATCAACGA AGAATGGTCTGCGGTTCAACAATACATAAAAGAACACCCAGATTTCCATCAATATTTCTACGAATGTCCCGAAGATATCCCATGGATCGATTGCGATTTTGGTGAGAATAATGGAACCAAGATTCCTTACGACGTTTTAGAAACTCCGGAAGCTGAAACGGTCTTTAAGAATCATATAAACGCACTGCAACAAGAACAACGACGACTGGA ACTTCCGAAAAG ATGGAAAAAGCAGTTTAAACAACTCTTGGAGGAAACTGGATATGTTACGCCAGGAAAACATCTGTCCGAGGTCAGAGTACTTTTCATGGGTAGGGAATGCTTTGAAGCTCTTTCTAACCATGATTGCCAAGAGATATACGATCAGCATCAGAAAGAAATTGTCGAGAAAGCGAAGCATAATTTCCAA GAACTATTACTGGAACACGCAGACCTGTTCTATCATTTTAAGAGTATAGCTCCATCCGGAACAATAACGCAAGATGACATTAAAGAGATAACGGATGCATTGGTGGATGATTTTAG GTATAAAGCTTTAGATAGATTGGATCAAGATAGAAAATTAATGCTTTTCCAACACTTGGGTTTTGTACATTGCCCCATACGAGAGCATTGCCCTGCCTATCCGAATTGCATGGATGCTCTTATAGAAAGAATACTCGGAACGAAAGCCCACAG GCCCTCGTCTTGGAATCACAGCAGCCAGTGGCAATTAACATCCGACAACAATCAATTGAATTTAGTTATACTTGGGAGCAACGGACTCGGCGAGGAATTCGCTCGCGAGATAAGAGCCCAGACGGAGGATGACGAAGTGGAAATTGATTGTCAGCTGTATACGCTTGGATACCGGATAATTGACGGTGACGTTGGGCTGCCGCACAATTCGTTTACCACGTCTGATTTTATGCCCCATG gCTCGTTTTGCATTTATTCGAACGAAGACTCATTCGAGTACATTCGTTCCTCTTTAGAGAAGACATTGCTGTCGAATCTGGAGCAAGAAGATAGATTGCCATTTCAGGGATTGCCAATTGTCATTATGTTCGTGCCAGAATCCATCATAGACGAAATGGAGGCGATAAGACTCAGACAGGAGGGTCAGAATCTCGCTGACAG CCTACAGTGCCCATTCATCGACGTCTGCATTGAAGATTTGGAGCAGGACAAAAGGTTTCCTACTGCGCTGGTGAAAGACGCGCTGCAGCAACTCATACAATCCATAAATCACAGAGCTGGATTTTTAAATATCTATCAAAGCGTCATCGAATGCCTAGAACCAGACATTAG gaTAATAATGTGCACTTTTTGCGGAGATCCTTATTCCGTGGAGAACGTGCTCGGTCCGCTACTTAATCATCAATGTTGTTTCTTGAGCGGTGAACGCTCGATCGTTTTAGAGACATTTTTGGGAGAGTCGAAGCGAAGGGTCGAAGTTATAATCTCCAGTTTCCATGGGGCGAATGCATTTAGGGATGAACTGGTCCACGGTTTTATATTGGTTTATTCGACGAAAAGGAAAGCGTCGCTCGCGACTCTCAA TGCATTTTCTATGAATATACCGAACCTACCGATACAAATCATGGCTGTGACCGACACTGGAGGAGCCAATGCTTTTTTCAGCAGCGACTTGAGTCACTTGCTTATCACGGAAGGAAATGCGACCGCAGATAGATTGCAAGCACACTTTATGACTTCGGCATCCAGTTGCCAGCAAAAAA CGGCCTTTTACACACCGTTCTTCAAAGAAGTGTGGGAGAAGAAGCCCGAGATCGAGCAAGCGTTCAACATGGAAGAGCCGGGTAATTTGAACGACAGCGGCGAAGGAACATTAGAGTACTCTGCTCTGCATCCTATGCCTCCGCCGCGTCACGAGAGCTATCATCTCCAGACACCGGATGACGG TATGTCTGTAACTTTTAGAAGCGGCTCTGAGTCGTACGAGCAGCTAACGCCTGACGGTGAGCAGTTCGCAGACAACAGAGCCACGTCTAGCGACGATAGCGATATGTACATCCAGGTAGACTACTgcagagaagagagagaaagagaactgTTGAAGTCGAGTGACATCGCCAACAAATTGTCCG GTTGGGTGAAGCACACATTTATCCATCAGGAGGGAGTGCCTAACAACTATCCTCACAGAGCGTTCACCACCGGTAGAAGGCACATTTCGCAAGCGAAACCGCGGCCAAAGGGTAACAGCCAGACGCTGAAACAGCCTGGAAAAATCAATCTAAAAGACTTCTCGCACGTGACCGACGCAATAGCTAGAATGACGATAGGAGAAAAAGACGAGCACGCCCCTAAAATGACAATGGGACACGCTCCTCTCGCTACGCCCGAGCTGGTAGACCTAGGTTCCGACTACGCCCAAGTGAAGGACGTCGTGCCAAGCCTATATCCGTCTTACGATGGTGACTATATGTACGCTCTGGTACAGGACTCGATTGGAAACAATAAGCCTAAGTTGCGCAACAGACGCGAAAAGGGTCAATTTT CGTACCACGATTCTGATTCGGAACGGAGTTCCCTAGAGAATAAGAAGCCGGCGCCGAATAAGAGAATACGCAGAAAACGCATCGCCATACCCGTTGCAGCACCGAAAGTTCCGTTTTTATCGAATAGCAAAGTTAGCAGAGACGGTATTGTTAGCCTGAATTATAATGTTAAGGAAGAGAAGAATTGGCGAGTGGATTCTACAGAAAGAG TATCTAGCGACACGCCAGACTCGTCAGAGTCCAGCGATCTAGAACCGACTTCAAGATCGAGGTCGAAACAATACAAACACATGCCAACTAATCTGCGAAAGAGATCCGTGAATTCGTTGTCGCAGCACCAACCCACAACGTCACAACATTCGTTCAACGTGAAACACATGGCTCAGGACGTGTTCAGTACTTCCT CAAAGCAAAGAAGTGACAATACTTTTGGAAGCATACAAGATGACGAGTCGAGCTTGGACGTACCATCCCCTCGAGAAACTAATTCGCCCAGC TTTGGTATTTCGAATAAGATCAAAGACGGCGACAAGTTGAACAGAAAGAAGGACAAGCAGAAGGCGAAGGAGGACGAGAAACTGGAGAAACGTCGCCAGAAGGAAGAGAAACTGAAGAAACACGCGGAGAAGGAGAAGGAacgggaaaagaagaagcaagAGAAGATAAAACAGACTAAAGCCGGTGGCTCATTAAGCGGAAGCCAGGCGCAACAGCAGCCATTAATCGAGGACTTCGCCCAGAGCGAAACGAATCGAATACCTTTATTCCTTGAGAAATGCGTGCAATTCATTGAAGATGAGGGTTTGGATTCCGAAGGGATTTACAGGGTTCCTGGAAACAGAGCTCACGTTGAACTCTTGTTCCAGAAGTTCGAGGAAG ATGAAAACGTGGATATACATTCACTGGACATACCAGTAAACGCGGTTGCAACAGCTTTGAAGGACTTCTTCTCAAAGAGGCTGCCTCCATTGATCGACAAGGACCGAATGAGCGAGCTCGAGGATATATCGG GTGCTCGCGGAATCAGCAAACCAATGTCCGCCACATGTATGAACATGGAAG ATCGAAGCTGCAGATTATTGGCGTTGCGTTTGATGCTCAACAAGCTGAACCCGATAAACTTTGATGTACTGAAGTTCGTCTTTCACCATTTTGTAAA GGTGGCCGAGAACTGCAAGTTAAATAGTATGGACAGTAAAAATTTAGCAATCTGCTGGTGGCCTACGTTATTACCTATAGAGTTTAACGATCTCGGCAGATTCGAGGCGATGAGGCCGTACTTGGAGGACGTGGTTCAAACGATGATCGAtcagtatcctttcctcttctgcGGCGAAGAAGCTATCGTCATGGTGTAG